A single genomic interval of Helianthus annuus cultivar XRQ/B chromosome 13, HanXRQr2.0-SUNRISE, whole genome shotgun sequence harbors:
- the LOC110899081 gene encoding uncharacterized protein LOC110899081, translating into MASACLNRIGISPDNMLECSQKYSSYSWFTHRLSISREEDVSKSKSKSKTKCASSPKKNRSDVSELSDTDSRREEQVKKLSDLTKDEDPNEFDGFEFRLDGSVMMLPADELFSDGKLVPLQLSVVNQPATSSTEIVSGDTDTPCSRRRSTDDAFAADPYLFSPRAPRCSSRWKELLGFRKLHQNSNNVVNKVDSNKATGVNRSSIRQLLNRSSRSSSDSFINLPLLKETDAESVSVSSRPSLSSSSSGHELDDLPRLSLDLDRPNKLNLNFNTRPKTRLVKTKLQSTIQQRQTTARVSRSTSRRSSESTRGVSVDSPRMNSSGKIVFHSLERSSSSPSSFNGGPRFKHRGMERSYSANVRVTPVLNVPVCSKSGSVFGFPIFSSQQKQRELSSSNNGGSVRNR; encoded by the coding sequence ATGGCTTCAGCTTGCCTGAATAGAATCGGAATATCACCAGATAATATGCTAGAATGCTCGCAGAAGTACTCTTCATACAGCTGGTTCACTCACAGACTCTCCATTAGCCGTGAAGAAGATGTTTCTAAATCAAAATCCAAATCCAAAACCAAGTGTGCTTCTTCTCCGAAGAAGAACCGTTCAGATGTATCCGAGCTATCAGATACCGACTCCAGACGTGAAGAACAGGTAAAAAAGTTATCAGATCTGACGAAAGATGAAGATCCGAACGAGTTTGACGGATTTGAGTTCAGACTTGACGGTTCGGTTATGATGCTACCGGCAGATGAACTGTTTTCCGACGGTAAACTTGTTCCGTTACAGCTGTCAGTTGTTAATCAACCTGCCACGTCATCAACAGAAATTGTTTCCGGTGATACTGATACGCCGTGCTCTCGCCGGAGAAGTACGGACGATGCGTTTGCTGCTGATCCGTACTTGTTTTCTCCTCGAGCACCGAGGTGTTCCAGCCGGTGGAAAGAGCTTCTAGGTTTCCGTAAGCTTCATCAAAACAGCAATAATGTTGTTAACAAGGTTGATTCCAATAAAGCAACCGGTGTTAACAGATCTTCAATAAGGCAGTTGCTCAATAGAAGTTCAAGATCTTCAAGCGATTCGTTTATCAATTTACCGTTACTTAAAGAAACAGACGCCGAATCGGTATCTGTTTCTTCGCGTCCGTCGCTTTCGTCTTCATCTTCTGGTCACGAGCTAGACGATCTTCCTCGTCTATCTCTCGATTTGGATAGACCTAATAAACTTAACCTAAACTTTAACACTCGTCCGAAAACACGACTAGTGAAAACCAAGTTACAATCAACAATTCAGCAACGACAAACAACTGCTCGTGTCAGCCGCAGCACGAGCCGTCGTTCATCAGAATCCACTCGTGGAGTGTCTGTTGACAGTCCGCGAATGAATTCATCTGGAAAAATAGTTTTCCATAGCTTGGAACGGAGTTCCAGCAGTCCTAGCAGCTTCAATGGCGGACCTAGATTCAAACACAGAGGAATGGAGAGATCATACTCAGCAAATGTACGAGTCACACCGGTGCTAAACGTACCGGTGTGTTCAAAATCCGGTAGTGTGTTTGGATTTCCGATATTTTCTTCACAGCAGAAGCAACGAGAACTTTCGAGCAGCAACAATGGCGGATCTGTTCGTAATCGGTAA